Proteins from a genomic interval of Quercus lobata isolate SW786 chromosome 11, ValleyOak3.0 Primary Assembly, whole genome shotgun sequence:
- the LOC115967296 gene encoding RING-H2 finger protein ATL74-like, with translation MAQTYPPTLSPTMSTTCHDEPYEPAIDFNIMVIVAAILCAFVCALGLNSTLQCVFRCALTEPVHWVASRRLNSGLKKKEMVALPTSVYANSGSPSSSPSSASGCAICLMDFKDGDNIRVLPKCNHRFHVVCIDKWLLSHSSCPTCRHRLKSSDCMPPLEIATA, from the coding sequence ATGGCTCAAACTTATCCTCCTACACTTAGTCCAACCATGAGCACAACTTGTCACGATGAACCTTATGAACCAGCCATCGATTTCAACATTATGGTGATTGTTGCAGCAATTTTATGTGCCTTTGTTTGTGCTCTTGGCCTTAACTCTACGTTACAATGTGTGTTTCGATGTGCCCTCACCGAGCCAGTCCATTGGGTTGCCTCTCGTAGACTAAATTCAGGgttaaagaagaaagaaatggtgGCTTTGCCAACTTCTGTTTATGCCAATTCAGGCtctccatcatcatcaccatcatcagcTTCAGGTTGTGCAATTTGCCTAATGGACTTCAAGGATGGTGACAATATAAGGGTCCTGCCCAAGTGCAACCATAGATTTCATGTCGTATGCATTGATAAGTGGCTGCTCTCTCACTCTTCTTGCCCTACTTGCCGGCATCGGCTTAAGTCCAGTGACTGCATGCCCCCTTTAGAGATTGCCACAGCCtag